From the Streptomyces sp. SN-593 genome, the window CTGCCTCAGTTCCAGGACGAGGGGTTGCGCTGGCTGGACAGCGCGCCCCATGTGCTGGTCTTCGTCCGCGGGGAGGGTCTGGTCTGCGCGGTCAACTTCGGTGACGAGCCGGTCCCCGCGCCAGCCTCGGGTACTCCGCTGCTGGCCAGCGCGCCGTGCCCGGAGGGACGGCTGCCCGGCAACACCGCCGCCTGGTGGATCGACCCCACCGTACTGCGGTAATCCTCCCCCTGCCCCGCCCCGGTGCCCTTTCCCCGTGGGCTCGGGTAGCCCCTGATCGGCGCGGACCGCTGCCGTCCCTTGTCCCAGCCCAGGGGACAGGACTCCCCGCGGCCGTGGTCCGCGCCTTCCTCTCTTGCGCCTTCCTCCGGGCTTGTTCCGACGCGTCCCTGACGCGCAGTTCCCTTCGGCCCGGGCGAGTTCCCGGCTCCCGGAGCCGCCTTTCGAGTCGTGCCCGCACCTCGTGGGCACGCACGGACAACGGAGTTCATCATGAGAGTGCGACGTATCCTCCCCGCCGTGGCCGCGACGGCCGGCCTGGCCCTGACCGCGACCGCCTGCGGCGGTTCCTCGGGCGACGGCCCAGCGGCGGCCGGGAGCGGGCAGAGTCTCAAGGGCCACACGGTGACGGTGGCCGGTGTGTGGACCGGCGAGGAGCAGGCCAACTTCAAGAAGGTGCTGCAGGGCTTCACCGACTCCACCGGAGCCAAGACAGAGTTCGTCTCCACCGGAGACAACGTCTCCACCGTCATCGGCAGCAAGATCGCCGGCGGTGACGCCCCCGACGTGGTGATGGTCCCACAGGTCGGGGTGGTGCAGCAGTTCGCCGCCAGCGGCTGGCTGCAGCCCCTTTCCGCCGAGGTGGACTCGGCCGTGACGCGGAATTACGCACCCGTGTGGAAGAACTACGGGAGCGTCAAGGGCACCTTGTACGCGCTGTACTTCAAGGCCTCGGACAAGTCGACCGTCTGGTACAGCCCCACCGCGTTCACCAACGCCGGCGTCACGGTCCCGTCGACCTACGCGCAGATGATGACCGACGCCAAGACCATCTCCGACTCGGGCCTGGCGGCGTTCTCCATTGGCGGGCAGGACGGCTGGCCGCTGACCGACTGGTTCGAGAACATCTACCTCTCCCAGGCGGGGCCGGCGAACTATGACAAGCTCGCCCAGCACCAGATCAAGTGGACCGATCCCACCGTGGTCAAGGCGCTCACCACCCTTGGCTCGTTCTTCAAGCAGGACGACCTCATCGCCGGTGGCCGCAAGGGTGCCCTGGCCACGGACTTCCCCACCTCGGTGGAGCAGGTCTTCGGCGACTCGCCCAAGGCCGGCATGACATACGAGGGCGACTTCGTCAGCGGCAACGTCGAGTCGCTGCACAAGAAGGTCGGTACCGACGCCAAGTTCTTCCCCTTCCCTTCGGTCGACGGCGGCCAGGAACCGGTGGTCGGCGGCGGTGACGCGGCCGTGGTGCTGAACAAAGGCAAGGACAAGGCCGCCGGCATGGCGCTGGTGAAGTACCTGGCCAGTCCGCAGGCGGCTGCGATCTGGGCGAAGGCGGGCGGATACATCTCGCCCAACAAGGGTGTCCCGCTGAGCGACTACACCGACCCGACGCTGCGTGAGACGGCCAAGTCGATCGTGGACGCCGGCAACGGAGTCAGGTTCGACATGTCCGACCAGGCGCCGGCGGCGTTCGGCGGCACGGCGGGCACCGGCGAGTGGAAGATCCTCCAGGACTTCCTGCGCGACCCGTCCG encodes:
- a CDS encoding ABC transporter substrate-binding protein; this translates as MMRVRRILPAVAATAGLALTATACGGSSGDGPAAAGSGQSLKGHTVTVAGVWTGEEQANFKKVLQGFTDSTGAKTEFVSTGDNVSTVIGSKIAGGDAPDVVMVPQVGVVQQFAASGWLQPLSAEVDSAVTRNYAPVWKNYGSVKGTLYALYFKASDKSTVWYSPTAFTNAGVTVPSTYAQMMTDAKTISDSGLAAFSIGGQDGWPLTDWFENIYLSQAGPANYDKLAQHQIKWTDPTVVKALTTLGSFFKQDDLIAGGRKGALATDFPTSVEQVFGDSPKAGMTYEGDFVSGNVESLHKKVGTDAKFFPFPSVDGGQEPVVGGGDAAVVLNKGKDKAAGMALVKYLASPQAAAIWAKAGGYISPNKGVPLSDYTDPTLRETAKSIVDAGNGVRFDMSDQAPAAFGGTAGTGEWKILQDFLRDPSDPKKTAATLETAAAKAYKD